The Branchiostoma lanceolatum isolate klBraLanc5 chromosome 10, klBraLanc5.hap2, whole genome shotgun sequence genome has a window encoding:
- the LOC136443711 gene encoding uncharacterized protein, with product MRPFNVEIIFPKVTSDNGELRLPFKQIERYFKRWYPDLCSFSDTDVTNVKFVRIPFTKKSFYERSELCKVELYEDDDVDCSVLLLNGNDIDSIKVRWLGRPFTSHTKAVLVIVSEPPGTEQKRFEEFKSEVGENWKGIVISNPSSVDVRKSVRQALEKRAGTSSRVNEILDWLDDPKRLHQKLCIAGRGSKTVEKVQKLLDDYFGDTDFETERLHITSSVIQKKDLQSVTHAICCADRSERNILFSACGEPDELTLTDNYFKEAKKRTLIIEYGGNDPADDQLYDADVFYDSMVKDQPRLKTFIDKNCFISMSEKLNDKQKQAIMCWLGRE from the exons ATGCGACCTTTCAATGTTGAAATAATCTTTCCGAAGGTAACCAGTGACAATGGCGAACTACGGCTACCATTTAAACAAATTGAAAGGTATTTCAAACGTTGGTATCCAGACTTGTGCTCTTTCAGTGATACAGATGTTACAAATGTGAAATTCGTTCGCATTccttttacaaaaaaatcattttacgAGAGAAGCGAGCTTTGTAAAGTAGAGTTGTACGAAGACGACGATGTGGATTGTTCTGTTCTTTTGCTCAATGGAAATGACATTGACAGTATTAAAGTCAGATGGCTAGGGAGACCATTTACTTCGCACACAAAGGCCGTATTAGTGATAGTCTCAGAACCTCCCGGTACTGAGCAAAAGCGTTTTGAAGAGTTTAAGTCCGAAGTTGGTGAAAACTGGAAAGGGATCGTGATCAGCAACCCATCTTCCGTTGATGTGCGGAAAAGTGTACGGCAGGCCTTAGAGAAAAGAGCGG GTACATCCAGCAGGGTCAATGAGATATTAGATTGGTTGGACGATCCAAAAAGACTTCATCAG AAACTGTGCATCGCCGGGCGTGGTAGTAAAACAGTTGAAAAAGTGCAAAAACTTTTGGACGATTACTTTGGTGACacagactttgaaacagaaAGACTGCACATTACGAGTTCGGTAATTCAGAAGAAGGATCTACAGTCTGTGACCCACGCTATCTGCTGTGCAGACAGGAGTGAGAGAAACATCCTTTTTTCCGCATGCGGAGAGCCAGATGAGCTGACGCTTACGGACAACTATTTTAAAGAAG CCAAGAAACGGACACTGATAATAGAATATGGAGGTAACGACCCTGCGGACGACCAACTGTATGATGCAGACGTATTCTACGACTCCATGGTGAAAGACCAGCCACGACTAAAAACATTCATTGACAAGAACTGTTTCATATCCATGTCAGAGAAGCTCAATGACAAACAGAAACAGGCTATAATGTGTTGGTTGGGACGGGAATAG
- the LOC136443712 gene encoding uncharacterized protein has product MAGSSYSEEDQALMEEVRDLIENTESELNILMVGRVGGGKSTLVNSAHMAVAQKWNEFAVSGKGAATNNTIYLTPIPMFERRYMKTPIDDYPETIKMWDFVGMENLEEESYITLIGLTLEGRVPEGTCVPELLKLKTQQLEKKFPTVDQKRRFHRVIMVCEADKDIPENLVKTVARSAKTYDGRQVPIFVLFSKMDRPVVPEEYAIRRQEALKAFQLEGNLERLFETSLYSDFNENCSRQRDKRFNRNEEIDSALLTMWRVLLNPAYNVTLRWSGRSYEEPPASWCHSQ; this is encoded by the exons ATGGCAGGGTCCTCATATTCAGAAGAAGATCAGGCCTTGATGGAAGAAGTTAGGGACCTCATCGAGAACACTGAAAGTGAGCTTAATATTCTTATGGTGGGTCGTGTTGGAGGTGGTAAGTCTACCTTGGTAAACTCTGCACACATGGCTGTAGCCCAAAAGTGGAACGAGTTTGCTGTTTCTGGTAAAGGGGCTGCCACCAACAACACGATTTACCTGACTCCAATCCCTATGTTCGAGCGCCGCTACATGAAGACCCCCATAGATGACTACCCTGAAACCATCAAAATGTGGGATTTCGTCGGTATGGAAAACCTCGAGGAGGAATCCTACATAACCCTCATCGGGCTGACGCTGGAAGGACGAGTTCCGGAGGGTACATGTGTTCCCGAGCTTCTTAAACTCAAAACCCAACAGCTGGAGAAAAAATTTCCTACAGTCGATCAAAAACGACGCTTTCACCGTGTCATCATGGTCTGTGAGGCAGACAAGGACATTCCGGAAAACTTGGTCAAAACGGTGGCGAGGTCAGCGAAAACATATGATGGAAGAC AAGTCCCGATATTCGTACTGTTCTCTAAGATGGACAGGCCTGTGGTGCCTGAGGAATATGCCATTCGACGACAAGAAGCTTTGAAGGCCTTCCAGCTTGAAGGGAACTTGGAAAGGCTGTTCGAAACGAGTCTCTACTCTGACTTCAACGAAAACTGCTCCAGACAACGAGATAAGAGGTTCAACCGAAATGAAGAGATAGACAGCGCACTGCTGACTATGTGGCGGGTTTTGCTGAACCCGGCATACAACGTGACCCTACGTTGGTCGGGACGGTCATATGAAGAACCTCCAGCCAGTTGGTGCCATTCGCAGTAA